The genomic stretch tattgcaaaatgaatgaatgaatgaatgaatgaacgaataaataaataaatataaaaaaaaacaaaaaaaaagtttaacgCAAGAGCGGCTTCTTTTCCACAGTTATGTAGACAAACAACACAATGATGAAAATGCCAAAGATGGCCAGCTTCAAGCTCCATGGGAAGCTGTCCTCAGGGTTCCGGCATGGGAAGCTGCTCTCCAGGCTCGGGTTCCCCTGGCAGCAGTCCTTTTTGGTGACACACCCATCCTCCTTCCTTGGATTTGGCCTTGCAGCATGCCTGTGAAAACATTTCAGGGGCTCCTAGGATTTAATCAGCTGCTTCCTGATCTCCTCTTAAGGTAAATGTGTGTGATCCGGTGACCCATAGGAGCAGCACCAGACACTGAAAACCTGCGCTAATGTCCCTATCCCGTGTCAGCCCACTGGAGGGCGCTCAGTGGTCTAGAGCATTTCCTTCGGCTTTTACTGGAATACTCAGTCTGGCTCCAGGAACTTAGGGACTCTGGGTCCCTCGATGAGAAGCTGCAGACATGATGGGGAGTCATAACAGGTCCTGTCCTGTCTCAGCCAAACCCAGCACCCCCGTCCTGGGTGGACATGGAAGTGTTTTTCCGTCTTCCTTAAAGTCCACATTTAAAATAACAGAAGGGTTCAGCACTGGGCACCTGCTGTGCCTTTTGACCTTAAATTCTGGCTACTCTAATCCTGCAAGGCCCCTAATGTTTCCTCAGAAGTTAGAGACTGTTAGCCAGGGAAGGCAGatgggtcagaagttcaaagtcatccttagctaaaGGGCAAATTCAACGCAGCCTGCTATACATGTGACCATGTCCTAAACACCCCCAGAAAATAGCTATGGAATTTTCCAGAACACTAGGGGGATTATTGTGTGGCTGAGTCATTGATTGGTATTTAGAGATTGAACTCGGGGCGCCATGCTCTCTCACTGAGCCCCACCTTAGACCCCACTTCAGGGTAATTACccttttttgtctttgattttgtttttggagatagggtttctctgtagctttggagcctgtcctggaactagttcagCAGACCTtgaagttggcctcgaactcacagagatctgcctgtctctgcctcccgagtaccaCCACCCACCTGGCTTATAATATACCTTTTCTCAGAGTCATGTCCCTTTTAAAATACTAGCCCTTATCAAGTTTCCAAAACACAAAGAGCAACAAATCTCCCTGGGTGACTCCAAATAGGACGTGGGTTCTGGTCTGGGTTCCTTGAGGCTTTTGACATCCTGTCAACACCCCCCCAACACCTGTCAACACCCCCCCAACACCTGTCAACACCCCCAACACCTGTCAACACCCCCCAACACCTGTCAACACCCCCCCAACACCTGTTTTCCTGTCTCCAAATATGGATGAGGAGATACAGACTTTGGCTTTGAAATTATGAGGTATCAAGTCTGTCTTCTAGCAGGTCCTCTTCAGGTTCAAACCCTTCACAGACATCCGAATGATGAATCCCACCCCCAATAACATCTAGGTTTTTTTATGCTACCAAAGGTTTTACCTGCCGCTGGAAATAGAGTTCAGGGTAGAGTTCTTGgctagcatgcccaaggcccaAGGACACAGGAATATCAGGCCTTACCTGACCACCTTTGTGGGCTTCTGGCTCAGGTAGTAGATGTCTaggattcttcttttattattagaGGCGTCTCGTCTctgatataaaaagaaaatgcccacaaCAAATTATTTGCATTGTCTTGTAACTTGACTTTTATCCTGGGGGAAAGAATTAATCTGAAAACTGGCCCAAGTTTTAGGCACACCAAGGAGTTTAGTACTTAagtctgtctttcctctctggccAGCCAAAGCACCCAGTGTcttgaagatattttattttagtgactCACTGGAGGACTATCAACATCTGGATGGCTCGAGAGATGTGTTGAAAATGAG from Arvicola amphibius chromosome 12, mArvAmp1.2, whole genome shotgun sequence encodes the following:
- the Lemd1 gene encoding LEM domain-containing protein 1, producing MVDVQCLNDCELHKQLEKLGFAAGPILPSTRKTYEKKLVQLLVSPPCEQPAMKRPKKPHGSDHSDGSEDPAVNIILKGNFNFSKDKGKECKNRRDASNNKRRILDIYYLSQKPTKVVRHAARPNPRKEDGCVTKKDCCQGNPSLESSFPCRNPEDSFPWSLKLAIFGIFIIVLFVYITVEKKPLLR